From one Esox lucius isolate fEsoLuc1 chromosome 11, fEsoLuc1.pri, whole genome shotgun sequence genomic stretch:
- the LOC105023378 gene encoding protein PET100 homolog, mitochondrial has translation MGVKIEVFRMMVYLSFPVTMFWISNQAEYFEEYIVKRKREIFPPDEKIHRKELEDFKERMRERRERRLQKHMALEAASVENAER, from the exons ATGGGGGTGAAGATTGAGGTGTTTCGG ATGATGGTTTATCTATCCTTCCCTGTCACCATGTTCTGGATCTCAAACCAAGCCGAGTACTTTGAGGAATATATTGTTAAGAGAAAG CGAGAGATTTTCCCACCTGATGAGAAGATCCAT AGGAAAGAGCTAGAAGACTTCAAAGAGAGAATGCGAGAACGCAGGGAACGGCGGCTACAGAAACACATGGCCCTGGAGGCGGCCAGTGTGGAAAATGCAGAGAGATAA
- the LOC109616239 gene encoding protein FAM102B-like isoform X2 has product MEAGRRLAARLQTGMVPGKHLWTHSFSVTLLLDELANVPRVTGLIFCKVRLLDGSFAEESGRLEVLHNSVKWGKILKFQCRTAVNSSSGVLDDCICRLSVRKDTKGGISYKKVGYVDINLSEYAGSGCVTRHCLLEGYLKKDNKLDNSLLKVTLRMQLLQGDPCFRVPTQPSSLHRGLCSPENVELPGESLSNDPEPSSPEGALRRHLAMTDGLRPGAVPSQLPEAQERAQVAGQLTRISHTRVDARDVVESLCLENLGSEMEMSSSMEGSLLLQDRFQGHRLSLACLVSEA; this is encoded by the exons ATGGAGGCTGGCCGGCGCTTAGCTGCTCGCTTGCAAACCGGCATGGTGCCTGGGAAGCACTTGTGGACACACAGCTTCTCAGTCACACTGCTTTTAGATGAGCTGGCCAATGTGCCTCGTGTCACAGGGTTGATTTTCTGCAAGGTTCGCTTGCTTGACGGTTCTTTCGCTGAGGAGTCTGGAAG ACTGGAGGTCCTTCACAACTCTGTGAAATGGGGAAAGATATTAAAATTTCAGTGCAGAACTGCCGTCAATAGCTCATCTGGAGTCCTGGATGACTGTATTTGTCGACTGTCGGTCCGTAAG GATACAAAGGGAGGAATATCCTACAAGAAG GTGGGATACGTAGATATCAACCTGTCTGAGTATGCAGGCTCTGGATGTGTGACTCGACACTGCCTTCTGGAGGGATATCTGAAGAAAGACAACAAGCTGGACAACTCCCTTCTCAAG GTGACACTACGGATGCAGCTTCTTCAAGGAGATCCGTGTTTCAGAGT CCCAACCCAGCCATCCTCCCTCCATAGAGGACTTTGTTCACCTGAGAATGTTGAGCTGCCTGGAGAAAGTCTGTCCAATGACCCTGAGCCTA GTTCACCAGAGGGCGCCTTGAGAAGGCATCTGGCGATGACGGATGGGCTGCGGCCCGGTGCTGTACCCAGTCAGCTCCCAGAGGCCCAGGAGAGGGCCCAGGTTGCCGGTCAGTTGACCCGGATCAGCCACACTCGGGTGGATGCGCGGGATGTTGTTGAAAGCCTCTGCCTGGAGAACTTGGGCTCAGAAATGGAAATGTCCTCATCCATGGAAGGTAGCCTACTGCTGCAAGACCGTTTTCaaggacacagattaagcctagccTGTCTAGTCTCAGAAGCATGA
- the LOC109616239 gene encoding protein FAM102B-like isoform X1 — protein MEAGRRLAARLQTGMVPGKHLWTHSFSVTLLLDELANVPRVTGLIFCKVRLLDGSFAEESGRLEVLHNSVKWGKILKFQCRTAVNSSSGVLDDCICRLSVRKDTKGGISYKKVGYVDINLSEYAGSGCVTRHCLLEGYLKKDNKLDNSLLKVTLRMQLLQGDPCFRVPTQPSSLHRGLCSPENVELPGESLSNDPEPSSPEGALRRHLAMTDGLRPGAVPSQLPEAQERAQVAGQLTRISHTRVDARDVVESLCLENLGSEMEMSSSMEEPGLALFVGQDGTTTLGVTHMQNR, from the exons ATGGAGGCTGGCCGGCGCTTAGCTGCTCGCTTGCAAACCGGCATGGTGCCTGGGAAGCACTTGTGGACACACAGCTTCTCAGTCACACTGCTTTTAGATGAGCTGGCCAATGTGCCTCGTGTCACAGGGTTGATTTTCTGCAAGGTTCGCTTGCTTGACGGTTCTTTCGCTGAGGAGTCTGGAAG ACTGGAGGTCCTTCACAACTCTGTGAAATGGGGAAAGATATTAAAATTTCAGTGCAGAACTGCCGTCAATAGCTCATCTGGAGTCCTGGATGACTGTATTTGTCGACTGTCGGTCCGTAAG GATACAAAGGGAGGAATATCCTACAAGAAG GTGGGATACGTAGATATCAACCTGTCTGAGTATGCAGGCTCTGGATGTGTGACTCGACACTGCCTTCTGGAGGGATATCTGAAGAAAGACAACAAGCTGGACAACTCCCTTCTCAAG GTGACACTACGGATGCAGCTTCTTCAAGGAGATCCGTGTTTCAGAGT CCCAACCCAGCCATCCTCCCTCCATAGAGGACTTTGTTCACCTGAGAATGTTGAGCTGCCTGGAGAAAGTCTGTCCAATGACCCTGAGCCTA GTTCACCAGAGGGCGCCTTGAGAAGGCATCTGGCGATGACGGATGGGCTGCGGCCCGGTGCTGTACCCAGTCAGCTCCCAGAGGCCCAGGAGAGGGCCCAGGTTGCCGGTCAGTTGACCCGGATCAGCCACACTCGGGTGGATGCGCGGGATGTTGTTGAAAGCCTCTGCCTGGAGAACTTGGGCTCAGAAATGGAAATGTCCTCATCCATGGAAG AACCTGGACTTGCACTCTTTGTTGGTCAGGATGGCACAACCACACTTGGTGTAACTCACATGCAGAACAGGTAG